One region of Erythrolamprus reginae isolate rEryReg1 chromosome 12, rEryReg1.hap1, whole genome shotgun sequence genomic DNA includes:
- the TAGLN gene encoding transgelin has product MANKGPSFGLSRDVQAKIEKKYDEDLEERLVEWVVAQCGGEVGRPERGRLGFQVWLKNGIVLGKLMNSLHPSGSKLIRIPEPPPSMVFKQMEQISHFLKAAEDYGVVKTDMFQTVDLFEAKDMAAVQRTLMALGNLAVTKDDGHYQGDPSWFMKKSQENKRDFSESQMKEGKNVIGLQMGSNKGASQAGMTGYGRPRQIIS; this is encoded by the exons ATGGCGAACAAGGGCCCTTCCTTCGGCCTGAGCAGGGACGTCCAGGCCAAGATCGAGAAGAAGTACGATGAGGACCTGGAGGAGCGGCTGGTCGAGTGGGTGGTGGCCCAGTGTGGGGGCGAGGTGGGGCGGCCCGAGCGGGGCAGGCTGGGCTTCCAGGTCTGGCTGAAGAACGGCATC GTGCTGGGGAAGCTCATGAACAGCCTCCACCCCAGCGGCTCCAAGCTCATCCGGATCCCAGAGCCGCCGCCCAGCATGGTCTTCAAGCAGATGGAGCAGATCTCCCACTTCCTGAAGGCGGCCGAGGACTATGGAGTGGTGAAGACCGACATGTTCCAGACGGTGGACCTCTTTGAAG CCAAGGACATGGCCGCCGTCCAGCGGACCCTCATGGCCCTGGGCAACCTGGCAGTGACCAAGGACGATGGCCACTACCAGGGGGACCCTTCCTGGTTCATGAA gaaGTCCCAGGAGAACAAGCGGGACTTCTCCGAGAGCCAGATGAAGGAGGGGAAGAACGTCATCGGCCTACAGATGGGCTCCAACAAAGGGGCCTCGCAGGCGGGCATGACAGGCTACGGCCGGCCCCGGCAGATCATCAGCTAA